The following proteins are encoded in a genomic region of Trypanosoma brucei gambiense DAL972 chromosome 8, complete sequence:
- a CDS encoding acetylornithine deacetylase, putative: MNCREWLAKLVSYDTTSRNSNLELIYCIRSYLTALGVPSTLVYNDEKTKANLWATLAGEGGITDGGIILSGHTDVVPVDGQKWESDPFTLTERDGKFYGRGTCDMKGFIAVCMSLVPELLQMKRRKPIHLAWTYDEEVGCIGGQVLTQFLREQGVKAYGCIVGEPTSNQVVVAHKGIAVYRARVQGKAAHSSYALTRRSCNAIDYAAKLIVKIREIAEDFRCNGTCDSFFDVPNTTISTNLVTGGNAENTVPAVCEFVFEMRYLTNTDLGLIEKQIKTYAEGELLPLMKTEFDCASIEIVKMVGAPPLKQADEEDPFLILLRRIARDNAVRKVAYATEAGHYQGIGIPVGVCGPGSILQAHGANEFVTLEQLEGCAKIIREVAQDGDIGRKPHL, encoded by the coding sequence ATGAACTGCAGAGAGTGGTTGGCGAAACTTGTTTCGTATGACACTACCAGCCGAAATTCGAACCTCGAGCTCATTTACTGCATAAGAAGCTACCTTACGGCCCTTGGCGTACCGAGCACGTTAGTGTACAACgacgagaaaacaaaagcgaaTCTATGGGCAACGTTGGCAGGTGAGGGTGGGATAACAGATGGTGGAATTATCCTCTCCGGTCATACAGACGTAGTCCCGGTAGATGGCCAGAAATGGGAGAGTGACCCCTTCACTCTAACAGAAAGAGATGGGAAGTTCTATGGACGAGGCACGTGTGATATGAAGGGTTTCATCGCGGTTTGCATGTCTCTTGTACCAGAGCTTCTTCAAATGAAGCGAAGGAAACCTATTCACCTTGCGTGGACGTACGATGAGGAAGTGGGGTGTATTGGCGGCCAAGTATTAACCCAGTTTCTTCGTGAACAAGGGGTCAAGGCTTACGGATGCATTGTTGGGGAGCCAACATCCAATCAGGTTGTTGTTGCACACAAGGGAATAGCAGTTTACCGCGCTCGTGTGCAGGGGAAGGCGGCACACTCTTCGTATGCACTTACACGCCGGAGCTGCAATGCCATCGACTATGCCGCTAAACTCATTGTGAAGATACGCGAAATCGCCGAGGATTTCCGGTGCAACGGAACGTGTGATTCATTCTTTGACGTTCCCAACACGACGATATCAACCAATCTTGTGACTGGTGGTAACGCTGAGAACACCGTACCCGCAGTTTGTGAATTCGTATTTGAGATGCGTTACCTAACAAATACTGACTTGGGTTTGATtgaaaaacaaatcaaaacCTATGCAGAAGGTGAACTCCTCCCACTAATGAAGACGGAATTCGATTGCGCAAGCATTGAAATTGTGAAGATGGTCGGTGCACCACCTCTGAAGCAGGCGGATGAGGAAGATCCTTTTCTCATTTTGCTTCGTCGTATTGCAAGGGATAACGCGGTACGTAAGGTTGCGTATGCCACGGAAGCTGGACATTACCAGGGTATTGGTATCCCTGTTGGTGTTTGCGGCCCTGGCTCGATTCTGCAGGCGCATGGAGCTAACGAATTCGTCACCCTCGAGCAGCTCGAAGGTTGTGCTAAAATTATTCGTGAGGTTGCGCAAGACGGCGATATTGGAAGAAAACCGCATCTGTAG